A genomic window from Micromonospora violae includes:
- a CDS encoding winged helix-turn-helix transcriptional regulator has protein sequence MIVEILLLVTARAGEPSAVLPALDLLPHSVRTAPRDVRTLVAGPSPDAVMVDARSELSEARATCRMLHATGLGVPLVAVVTEAGLIALNADWGVDDVILASAGPAEVEARLRLAVGRLSNATAGAGGSIRAGELTIDPDTYAAKLKGRPLDLTYKEFELLKFLAQHPGRVFTRDQLLREVWGYDYFGGTRTVDVHVRRLRAKLGSEYESMIGTVRQVGYKFVVPPSRSLSEAEHAPLPV, from the coding sequence GTGATCGTGGAGATCCTGCTGCTGGTGACCGCGCGCGCAGGGGAACCGTCGGCTGTGCTGCCGGCACTCGACCTGCTGCCGCACTCGGTCCGCACCGCGCCGCGCGACGTTCGCACCCTCGTCGCGGGCCCCAGCCCGGACGCGGTGATGGTGGACGCCCGATCGGAGTTGAGCGAGGCCCGGGCGACCTGTCGGATGTTGCACGCCACCGGGCTCGGCGTGCCGCTGGTCGCGGTGGTGACCGAGGCCGGGCTGATCGCGCTCAACGCCGACTGGGGCGTCGACGACGTCATCCTCGCCTCAGCCGGCCCCGCCGAGGTCGAGGCCCGGCTGCGGCTGGCGGTGGGCCGGCTCAGCAACGCGACCGCCGGTGCGGGTGGCTCGATCCGGGCTGGCGAGCTGACCATCGACCCGGACACGTACGCGGCCAAACTGAAGGGCCGTCCGCTCGACCTCACCTACAAGGAGTTCGAGCTGCTGAAGTTCCTGGCCCAGCACCCGGGTCGGGTGTTCACCCGCGACCAGCTCCTGCGCGAGGTCTGGGGCTACGACTACTTCGGCGGCACCCGCACGGTGGACGTGCACGTCCGGCGACTGCGCGCCAAGCTCGGCTCGGAGTACGAGTCGATGATCGGCACGGTCCGCCAGGTCGGCTACAAGTTCGTCGTACCGCCGTCGCGGTCGCTTTCCGAGGCGGAGCACGCGCCGCTGCCGGTCTGA
- a CDS encoding polysaccharide deacetylase family protein → MTRVSSTARAAGIVTLVVVGLLGSAYVLGRSLIPDQQPRDTPGVTTNADGPHYADQPSLAEPGGTPSASSNAGPVETGQDGSGRDAGGDKLFGAHATTGTPRLALTFDDGPDPRYTPQVLALLNEYDVRATFCVVGENAQNHPDLIQSIVDAGHTLCNHSWHHDVGLGTRSADAIRSDLLRTNAAIRAAVPNAPIVWYRQPGGAWTYPVVSVARQLGMTPLHWSVDPSDWDVPGAGKITATVLDQAEPGSVVLLHDAGGNRQGTVEALRRILPDLTARFELEALPTDPT, encoded by the coding sequence GTGACGCGGGTCAGTTCCACCGCGCGGGCCGCGGGGATCGTGACACTGGTGGTGGTGGGGCTGCTCGGCTCGGCGTACGTGCTGGGCCGCAGCCTCATCCCCGACCAGCAGCCTCGGGACACCCCCGGTGTCACCACGAACGCCGACGGGCCGCACTACGCCGACCAACCGAGCCTTGCCGAGCCGGGCGGCACCCCGAGTGCCAGCAGCAACGCCGGCCCGGTCGAGACCGGCCAGGACGGGTCCGGGCGGGACGCCGGGGGCGACAAGCTGTTCGGCGCGCACGCCACCACCGGCACCCCGCGGCTCGCGCTGACCTTCGACGACGGACCGGACCCGCGTTACACCCCGCAGGTCCTCGCCCTCCTGAACGAGTACGACGTACGAGCCACCTTCTGCGTGGTCGGCGAGAACGCGCAGAACCATCCCGACCTGATCCAGTCGATCGTGGATGCCGGGCACACCCTCTGCAACCACTCCTGGCATCACGACGTCGGCCTGGGCACCCGATCGGCCGACGCAATCCGCTCCGACCTGCTGCGCACCAACGCGGCGATCCGGGCGGCGGTGCCGAACGCCCCGATCGTCTGGTACCGCCAGCCGGGTGGGGCCTGGACGTACCCGGTGGTGTCGGTGGCGCGGCAGCTCGGCATGACCCCGCTGCACTGGTCGGTGGATCCGTCGGACTGGGATGTGCCCGGCGCCGGCAAGATCACCGCGACGGTGTTGGACCAGGCGGAACCGGGCTCGGTGGTGCTGCTGCACGACGCGGGTGGGAACCGACAGGGCACGGTGGAGGCGCTGCGCCGGATCCTGCCCGACCTGACCGCCCGGTTCGAGCTGGAGGCACTCCCCACCGACCCGACGTGA
- the mshD gene encoding mycothiol synthase yields MSSAEPTSDQVTRSDRLASAEIADVLALASAAGDTDGADPLDEHVLLRLRDPDAPAVHLMARSDDGTLTGYAHLDTTDPVGGIGVELVVHPGYRRRGTGRALARGVLASATGPLRAWAHGDHPSAAALAVDLGFTRARVLWQLRRPLAAPLGEPRLPDGVALRAFRPGADDAAWLALNARAFAEHPEQGRWTSDDLRVRLAEPWFDPAGFLLAEETATGRLLGFHWTKVHERPGSARIGEVYVLGVEPTAHGGGLGRALTTAGLAHLRDKRGLDRVMLYVDDSNTGAVALYERLGFARWSAHINYHLG; encoded by the coding sequence ATGAGCAGCGCGGAGCCGACCAGCGACCAGGTGACCCGGAGCGACCGACTGGCGTCGGCGGAGATCGCCGACGTACTGGCCCTGGCCAGCGCCGCGGGTGACACGGACGGCGCCGACCCGCTCGACGAACACGTCCTGCTCCGGCTCCGCGACCCCGACGCCCCCGCCGTGCACCTGATGGCCCGCTCCGACGATGGCACCCTCACCGGGTACGCGCACCTGGACACCACCGACCCGGTCGGCGGAATCGGAGTCGAGCTGGTGGTGCACCCCGGGTACCGACGACGGGGCACTGGGCGGGCGCTCGCCCGGGGCGTACTCGCCTCGGCCACCGGGCCGCTGCGGGCGTGGGCGCACGGCGACCACCCCTCGGCCGCCGCGCTCGCCGTCGACCTCGGCTTCACCCGCGCCCGGGTGCTCTGGCAGTTGCGCCGGCCGTTGGCTGCCCCGCTGGGCGAGCCGCGCCTGCCCGACGGGGTGGCGCTGCGCGCGTTCCGGCCCGGGGCGGACGACGCGGCCTGGCTGGCCCTCAACGCCCGGGCCTTCGCCGAGCACCCCGAACAGGGTCGGTGGACGTCGGACGACCTGCGGGTCCGTCTCGCCGAGCCGTGGTTCGACCCGGCGGGGTTCCTGCTCGCCGAGGAGACCGCGACCGGCCGGCTGCTCGGTTTCCACTGGACCAAGGTGCACGAGCGGCCGGGGTCGGCCCGGATCGGCGAGGTGTACGTCCTGGGGGTGGAGCCGACCGCGCACGGTGGCGGGCTCGGGCGGGCCCTGACCACCGCTGGACTGGCACATCTACGGGACAAGCGCGGTCTGGACCGGGTGATGCTCTACGTGGACGACTCGAACACCGGGGCGGTCGCGCTCTACGAGCGGCTGGGCTTCGCCCGCTGGTCCGCGCACATCAACTACCACCTGGGTTGA
- the pstS gene encoding phosphate ABC transporter substrate-binding protein PstS, which produces MKLQRYGAIAGLALAATLGLSACGSDNNEPASGASASGSAAAVDCATGTLNAQGSSAQKNAMAEWIKAYQQKCQGVTINYEPSGSGAGIQAFIAGTADFAGSDSALKPEEQPQADAKCVGGKAIHLPMVIGPVAVAYNVSGVDNLQLKPATLAKIFAGTVTKWDDAAIKADNPDAKLPATTIQTVHRSDESGTTDNFTNFLSKTAEADWTFGKAKAWKAPGGTGAKGSDGVASRVKGADGSIGYMEWSFAENAGLKMSKIGNGAGEFAALTAEAAGKTIAGAKVEGQGDDLKLSIDYNTKEAGAYPIVLATYEIVCSKGLAADKLPLVKGLLGYAASTEGQAAMTELGYAPLPESVRTKVEAAVKNIS; this is translated from the coding sequence GTGAAGCTCCAGCGGTACGGCGCGATTGCCGGCCTCGCCCTTGCTGCGACGCTCGGTCTCAGCGCATGCGGCTCGGACAACAACGAGCCCGCCTCCGGCGCCAGCGCTTCGGGCTCGGCCGCCGCGGTCGACTGCGCTACCGGCACGCTGAACGCCCAGGGCTCGTCGGCGCAGAAGAACGCCATGGCCGAGTGGATCAAGGCGTACCAGCAGAAGTGCCAGGGTGTAACGATCAACTACGAGCCCAGCGGCTCGGGCGCCGGCATCCAGGCGTTCATCGCCGGGACCGCCGACTTCGCCGGCTCCGACTCCGCGCTCAAGCCGGAGGAGCAGCCGCAGGCCGACGCCAAGTGCGTCGGCGGCAAGGCCATCCACCTGCCGATGGTGATCGGCCCGGTGGCCGTCGCCTACAACGTCAGCGGCGTGGACAACCTCCAGCTCAAGCCGGCCACCCTGGCGAAGATCTTCGCCGGCACGGTCACCAAGTGGGACGACGCCGCGATCAAGGCCGACAACCCGGACGCCAAGCTCCCGGCGACCACCATCCAGACCGTCCACCGCTCGGACGAGTCGGGCACCACCGACAACTTCACCAACTTCCTCTCCAAGACCGCCGAGGCGGACTGGACCTTCGGCAAGGCCAAGGCGTGGAAGGCCCCGGGCGGCACCGGCGCCAAGGGTTCGGACGGCGTGGCCAGCCGGGTCAAGGGTGCCGACGGCTCCATCGGCTACATGGAGTGGTCGTTCGCCGAGAACGCCGGCCTGAAGATGTCCAAGATCGGTAACGGTGCGGGCGAGTTCGCCGCGCTGACCGCCGAGGCGGCCGGCAAGACCATCGCCGGTGCCAAGGTCGAGGGCCAGGGCGACGACCTCAAGCTGTCGATCGACTACAACACCAAGGAGGCCGGGGCCTACCCGATCGTCCTGGCGACGTACGAGATCGTCTGCAGCAAGGGCCTCGCCGCCGACAAGCTGCCGCTGGTCAAGGGTCTGCTGGGCTACGCCGCCAGCACCGAGGGCCAGGCTGCCATGACCGAGCTGGGCTACGCCCCGCTGCCGGAGAGCGTCCGCACCAAGGTCGAGGCCGCAGTCAAGAACATCTCCTGA
- the pstC gene encoding phosphate ABC transporter permease subunit PstC, which translates to MGETPHRSADAGTGGTRVTQSHEWPAGASARVAEAPVSTRTPGGTGLGGGGALPRSRRFGAERAFRGLTLAAGTAVLVIIAAIAIFLVVKAVPALRANTENFWSYEGWSPNETQPKFGIGALAFGTVLSSALALLMAVPVALGIALYLSHYAPRRLGTTLGFLVDLLAAVPSVVFGLWGRDVFSSPVRDFSVWLNQHFGWIPLFGGDGPFGASVMLGALVLAIMVLPIITSLSREVFLQTPTANEEAALALGATRWEMLRTAVLPYGRPGIIAAMMLGLGRALGETIALALTLGITFGISFNLIQNGGNTIAANIANAFGEANATGRGALIASGLVLFAITLIVNITARAIIYRRREFTESAA; encoded by the coding sequence ATGGGTGAAACCCCCCACCGCTCGGCCGACGCCGGCACCGGCGGGACGCGCGTGACCCAGAGTCACGAGTGGCCCGCCGGTGCCTCGGCGCGTGTGGCCGAGGCACCAGTCAGCACCCGTACCCCGGGCGGCACCGGGCTGGGCGGCGGCGGCGCGCTGCCGCGCAGCCGTAGGTTCGGCGCCGAGCGGGCCTTCCGCGGTCTCACACTGGCCGCCGGCACCGCCGTTCTGGTCATCATCGCCGCCATCGCGATCTTCCTGGTCGTCAAGGCGGTGCCGGCCCTACGCGCCAACACCGAGAACTTCTGGTCCTACGAGGGCTGGTCGCCCAACGAGACACAGCCGAAGTTCGGCATCGGCGCGCTCGCCTTCGGCACCGTGCTCAGCTCGGCGCTGGCACTGCTCATGGCGGTGCCGGTGGCGCTGGGCATCGCCCTCTACCTCTCGCACTACGCACCCCGCCGGCTGGGCACCACACTCGGCTTCCTGGTCGACCTGCTCGCCGCCGTGCCGAGCGTGGTCTTCGGCCTCTGGGGGCGGGACGTCTTCAGCAGCCCGGTCCGGGACTTCTCCGTCTGGCTGAACCAGCACTTCGGCTGGATCCCGCTCTTCGGCGGCGACGGCCCCTTCGGAGCGTCCGTCATGCTGGGCGCCCTGGTGCTCGCCATCATGGTGCTGCCGATCATCACCTCGCTCTCCCGCGAGGTGTTCCTCCAGACGCCCACCGCGAACGAGGAGGCCGCCCTCGCCCTGGGCGCCACCCGCTGGGAGATGCTCCGCACCGCGGTGCTCCCCTACGGCCGCCCCGGCATCATCGCCGCGATGATGCTCGGCCTCGGCCGGGCGCTCGGTGAGACCATCGCCCTGGCACTGACCCTCGGCATCACCTTCGGCATCTCGTTCAACCTGATCCAGAACGGCGGCAACACCATCGCCGCCAACATCGCCAACGCGTTCGGCGAGGCGAACGCGACCGGCCGGGGCGCTCTGATCGCCTCCGGCCTGGTGCTGTTCGCCATCACGCTGATCGTCAACATCACTGCGCGGGCCATCATCTACCGCCGCCGGGAGTTCACGGAGTCGGCCGCATGA
- the pstA gene encoding phosphate ABC transporter permease PstA: protein MTTTATSHRTRPPAQPDSLRAKRLPWYAAPAIAVAALALSAVIVYGAGVGGPVLVVVLGAILYLVGLFAAANAVEGRRSARNRTWSALIHSAFVLAVLPLVSVVWTLVSKGASRLDGNFFQTSMNNIGARDANGGAYHAIVGTLEQVGIATLITVPLGVLCAIYIVEYGRGKFAFVIRFFVDVMTGIPSIVSGLFVLAFWVLIVSPWFNDGRPSFSGFAAALALSVLMLPTIVRSTEEMLRLVPAPLREGAYALGVPKWKTILRVVLPTALPGIVTGVMLAIARAAGETAPVLLVAGGGAAINTNPFENNQSSLSLFVYQQAGDASKYAPARAWTAALTLVALVLILTIAAKLLARRNRLSR from the coding sequence ATGACCACAACCGCCACCTCCCACCGCACCCGGCCGCCGGCCCAGCCCGACTCGCTGCGGGCCAAGCGGCTGCCCTGGTACGCCGCCCCGGCCATCGCCGTGGCGGCCCTGGCGCTCTCCGCCGTGATCGTCTACGGCGCCGGCGTCGGCGGCCCGGTCCTGGTCGTCGTCCTCGGTGCGATCCTCTACCTGGTCGGGCTCTTCGCCGCCGCGAACGCGGTCGAGGGGCGCCGCTCGGCCCGCAACCGCACCTGGAGCGCGCTGATCCACTCCGCCTTCGTGCTGGCGGTGCTGCCGCTCGTCTCGGTGGTCTGGACGCTGGTCAGCAAGGGCGCCAGCCGCCTCGACGGCAACTTCTTCCAGACCTCGATGAACAACATCGGGGCCCGGGACGCCAACGGCGGCGCGTACCACGCGATCGTCGGCACGCTGGAGCAGGTCGGTATCGCCACCCTGATCACCGTCCCGCTCGGCGTCCTCTGCGCGATCTACATCGTCGAGTACGGGCGGGGCAAGTTCGCCTTCGTGATCCGGTTCTTCGTGGACGTGATGACCGGCATCCCGTCGATCGTCTCCGGCCTCTTCGTGCTGGCGTTCTGGGTGCTGATCGTGTCGCCGTGGTTCAACGACGGCCGGCCCAGCTTCTCCGGCTTCGCCGCCGCGCTCGCGCTGAGCGTGCTCATGCTCCCCACCATCGTCCGGTCCACGGAGGAGATGCTCCGCCTCGTCCCGGCGCCACTGCGCGAGGGCGCGTACGCGCTCGGCGTACCCAAGTGGAAGACGATCCTGCGGGTGGTGCTGCCGACGGCGCTGCCCGGCATCGTCACCGGCGTCATGCTCGCCATCGCCCGCGCGGCCGGTGAGACCGCGCCGGTGCTGCTGGTCGCCGGCGGTGGCGCCGCGATCAACACCAACCCCTTCGAGAACAACCAGTCGTCGCTGTCCCTCTTCGTCTACCAGCAGGCCGGCGACGCGTCGAAGTACGCCCCGGCACGGGCGTGGACCGCGGCACTCACCCTGGTCGCCCTCGTGCTCATCCTGACGATCGCGGCGAAGCTGCTGGCCCGTCGCAACCGGCTCAGCCGATGA
- the pstB gene encoding phosphate ABC transporter ATP-binding protein PstB, with protein MAKRVSASNVTAYYGGFKAIENINLTVEPKTVTALIGPSGCGKSTFLRSINRMHEVLPGARVEGSLTIDDQDIYDRDVDVTAVRRTIGMVFQRPNPFPTMSIFENVVAGLKLNGVRKKSILEDAAEKALRAANLWGEVKDRLGKPGAGLSGGQQQRLCIARTIAVEPQVVLMDEPCSALDPISTLAIEDLMFQLKDKFTIIIVTHNMQQAARVSDRTAFFSIEKTGDPGRLIEYDNTQKIFSNPSVKKTEDYITGRFG; from the coding sequence ATGGCCAAGCGCGTCTCCGCCTCGAACGTCACCGCGTACTACGGCGGCTTCAAGGCGATCGAGAACATCAACCTGACTGTCGAACCGAAGACGGTCACCGCTCTCATCGGGCCGTCCGGCTGCGGCAAGTCGACGTTCCTGCGGTCGATCAACCGGATGCACGAGGTGCTGCCGGGAGCCCGGGTCGAGGGCAGCCTGACCATCGACGACCAGGACATCTACGACCGGGACGTGGACGTCACCGCGGTCCGGCGCACGATCGGCATGGTCTTCCAGCGACCGAACCCGTTCCCCACCATGAGCATCTTCGAGAACGTGGTGGCCGGGCTGAAGCTCAACGGGGTCCGCAAGAAGTCGATCCTGGAGGACGCGGCCGAGAAGGCCCTGCGCGCCGCGAACCTGTGGGGCGAGGTCAAGGACCGGCTCGGCAAGCCCGGCGCGGGCCTCTCCGGCGGTCAGCAGCAGCGGCTCTGCATCGCCCGGACCATCGCGGTCGAGCCGCAGGTAGTCCTGATGGACGAGCCGTGCTCCGCCCTGGACCCGATCTCCACGCTGGCGATCGAGGACCTGATGTTCCAGCTCAAGGACAAGTTCACGATCATCATCGTGACGCACAACATGCAGCAGGCCGCACGGGTGTCGGACCGGACCGCCTTCTTCTCGATCGAGAAGACCGGCGACCCGGGCCGGCTGATCGAGTACGACAACACCCAGAAGATTTTCAGCAACCCGAGCGTGAAGAAGACCGAGGACTACATCACCGGCCGCTTCGGCTGA
- a CDS encoding NUDIX hydrolase, with the protein MTIDSAGFAAPAALVEHARRFQAEGGTPATPRVAATVLLLRPTDADFEVYVIRRVAAMTFGGMYAFPGGGVDRSDSAAHLDWAGPPPGEWADRLGVAPQAAQAVVCAAAREVFEEAGVLLAGPDRETVVGDVSGDAWEAARQDLEGRRLGFAALLADRQLTLRSDLLLPWSRWITPEFEPRRFDTYFFIALLPAGQRTRDVSGEADHTLWIRPADALARAQAGELTMLPPTLVTLAQVAAAGDLAGVARAAAHRDAATPVTPRLDLPPNGQPRFVLT; encoded by the coding sequence ATGACGATCGACAGTGCCGGCTTCGCCGCCCCGGCCGCCCTGGTCGAGCACGCCCGCCGGTTCCAGGCCGAGGGTGGCACCCCGGCCACCCCCCGGGTCGCGGCCACCGTGCTGCTGCTGCGTCCGACCGACGCCGACTTCGAGGTGTACGTCATCCGCCGGGTCGCCGCCATGACCTTCGGCGGGATGTACGCCTTCCCCGGCGGCGGGGTGGACCGCTCCGACTCGGCGGCCCACCTCGACTGGGCCGGCCCGCCGCCGGGCGAGTGGGCGGACCGGCTCGGGGTGGCCCCGCAGGCCGCGCAGGCGGTGGTCTGCGCCGCCGCCCGGGAGGTCTTCGAGGAGGCCGGTGTGCTGCTCGCCGGCCCGGACCGGGAGACCGTGGTGGGCGACGTCAGCGGCGACGCCTGGGAGGCGGCGCGGCAGGACCTGGAGGGGCGTCGGTTGGGCTTCGCGGCGCTGCTCGCCGACCGTCAGCTCACGCTTCGATCGGATCTGCTGCTGCCGTGGAGCCGGTGGATCACTCCCGAGTTCGAGCCGCGCCGCTTCGACACGTACTTCTTCATCGCCCTGTTGCCGGCGGGGCAGCGGACCCGCGACGTCTCCGGCGAGGCCGACCACACCCTGTGGATCCGGCCGGCGGACGCCCTGGCCCGGGCCCAGGCCGGCGAGCTGACGATGCTCCCACCGACCCTGGTCACGCTGGCCCAGGTGGCGGCGGCCGGCGACCTGGCCGGGGTGGCGCGCGCGGCGGCTCATCGGGACGCCGCCACCCCGGTCACCCCACGCCTGGACCTGCCCCCAAACGGCCAACCCCGCTTCGTCCTGACCTGA
- a CDS encoding Gfo/Idh/MocA family protein, which produces MTRWGILATGHIASRFAEDLRLVPDAELVAVGSRAVESARRFADTYGAKRAYGSWVELAADPEVDAIYVATPHSAHYEAAMTCLTAGRAVLLEKPFTLDLATSTELVETARAAGVFLMEAMWMRLNPMILRVVELIADGAIGAVTGVRADFGVAGPFAPEHRMRNAALGGGALLDLGIYPISLAHLLLGVPQHIRSWAQLGPEGTDENTGILFGYDTGALATLSCGMVGLSGQTASITGTTGRIDLPEPFFRPGSVTLHRAGAEPETLVADGAGNGYQYEAIEVQRCLAAGLTESPAVSHATTLEVMALLDMVREQIGVRYV; this is translated from the coding sequence ATGACTCGTTGGGGCATCCTGGCCACCGGCCACATCGCCAGCCGTTTCGCCGAAGATCTCCGGCTGGTGCCGGACGCCGAGCTGGTCGCGGTCGGTTCCCGCGCCGTGGAGAGCGCGCGGCGCTTCGCCGACACGTACGGCGCGAAGCGCGCCTACGGCTCCTGGGTGGAGTTGGCCGCCGACCCGGAGGTGGACGCGATCTACGTGGCGACCCCGCATTCCGCGCACTACGAGGCGGCGATGACCTGCCTCACCGCCGGGCGGGCGGTGCTGTTGGAGAAGCCGTTCACCCTCGACCTGGCCACCAGCACCGAGTTGGTGGAGACCGCCCGCGCCGCCGGGGTCTTCCTGATGGAGGCCATGTGGATGCGGCTGAATCCGATGATCCTGCGGGTGGTTGAGCTGATCGCGGACGGGGCGATCGGCGCGGTGACCGGCGTCCGGGCCGACTTCGGAGTGGCCGGGCCGTTCGCGCCGGAGCACCGGATGCGCAACGCGGCGCTGGGCGGGGGTGCCCTGCTCGACCTGGGGATCTACCCGATCAGCCTGGCTCACCTGCTGCTCGGGGTGCCGCAGCACATCCGGTCCTGGGCACAGCTCGGCCCGGAGGGCACGGACGAGAACACCGGCATCCTGTTCGGTTACGACACCGGCGCCCTGGCCACCCTGAGCTGCGGCATGGTCGGGTTGAGCGGGCAGACCGCCTCGATAACGGGCACCACCGGGCGGATCGACCTGCCGGAGCCGTTCTTCCGGCCGGGTTCGGTGACCCTGCACCGGGCCGGCGCGGAGCCGGAGACCCTCGTCGCCGACGGGGCCGGCAACGGCTACCAGTACGAGGCGATCGAGGTGCAGCGCTGCCTGGCCGCCGGGCTGACCGAGAGCCCGGCGGTGTCGCACGCCACCACCCTTGAGGTGATGGCCCTGCTGGACATGGTCCGCGAGCAGATTGGCGTGCGCTACGTCTGA
- a CDS encoding inorganic phosphate transporter — translation MSPELIAVLAVIAVALAFDYTNGFHDAANAIATSVSTRALTPRIALGLAAVGNFVGAHFGAGVAKTVGDGLVTLPTGISSLGVVFAGVLGAIAWNLITWYFGLPSSSSHALFGGLVGATLLSTGGIVQWVNIGEKVILPMVLSPIVGLTLGYLLMLAILWLFRKGQPGKLNRGFRWAQTASAAAMSVGHGMQDAAKTMGIVVLALYTGGFQESKTHIPGWVFWTSATMLALGTYAGGWRIIRTLGRKIIDLGPPEGFAAETVASAVLYFNALVLKAPISTTHTITSAIMGVGATKRLSAVRWNVAGNIVLAWIITFPAAALIACIMYLLVRPLFG, via the coding sequence GTGTCCCCTGAACTCATCGCCGTGCTGGCGGTGATCGCGGTGGCCCTGGCGTTCGACTACACCAACGGCTTCCACGACGCCGCCAACGCGATCGCCACCAGCGTCTCCACCCGGGCGCTGACCCCCCGGATCGCGCTCGGGCTCGCCGCGGTCGGCAACTTCGTCGGCGCCCACTTCGGCGCCGGTGTGGCCAAGACCGTCGGCGACGGCCTGGTCACCCTGCCCACCGGCATCAGCAGCCTGGGGGTGGTCTTCGCCGGGGTGCTCGGCGCGATCGCCTGGAACCTGATCACCTGGTACTTCGGCCTGCCCTCGTCGTCCTCCCACGCCCTGTTCGGCGGGCTGGTCGGCGCGACCCTGCTGTCCACCGGCGGAATCGTGCAGTGGGTCAACATCGGCGAGAAGGTCATCCTGCCGATGGTGCTCTCGCCGATCGTCGGCCTCACCCTCGGCTACCTGCTGATGCTGGCCATCCTGTGGCTGTTCCGGAAGGGGCAGCCGGGCAAGCTCAACCGGGGCTTCCGCTGGGCGCAGACCGCCTCGGCGGCAGCCATGTCGGTCGGCCACGGCATGCAGGACGCCGCCAAGACCATGGGCATCGTGGTGCTGGCGCTCTACACCGGTGGTTTCCAGGAGAGCAAGACGCACATCCCCGGGTGGGTGTTCTGGACCTCGGCGACGATGCTGGCCCTCGGCACGTACGCCGGTGGTTGGCGGATCATCCGGACCCTGGGCCGCAAGATCATCGACCTGGGGCCGCCGGAGGGCTTCGCCGCCGAGACCGTCGCCAGCGCGGTGCTCTACTTCAACGCCCTGGTGCTGAAGGCGCCGATCTCCACCACCCACACCATCACCTCGGCGATCATGGGCGTGGGTGCCACCAAGCGGCTCTCCGCGGTTCGCTGGAACGTGGCCGGCAACATCGTGCTCGCCTGGATCATCACGTTCCCGGCAGCCGCACTTATCGCGTGCATCATGTACCTGCTGGTCCGGCCGCTCTTCGGCTGA
- a CDS encoding DUF47 domain-containing protein — protein MKFSFRPTEGAFYELFTRAAQNLVRGTALLNELALPGVDVQSVSERLTEVEHDSDQITHELYKKINSTFITPFDREDIYRLGSLLDDVMDHLEAVGDLLYLYGLTELPALPRELHEMVNVLDQQAKLTAEAMPRLKSMKDLDDYWIECNRLENEGDRINRQLLVRLFSGEYDALTVLKMKEVADELEAACDAFEHVANTVETIAVKES, from the coding sequence GTGAAGTTTTCCTTCCGCCCCACCGAGGGCGCCTTCTACGAGCTCTTCACCAGGGCCGCGCAGAACCTGGTCCGGGGTACCGCGCTGCTCAACGAGCTGGCCCTGCCGGGCGTGGACGTGCAGTCCGTCAGCGAGCGGTTGACCGAGGTCGAGCACGACAGCGACCAGATCACCCATGAGCTGTACAAGAAGATCAACTCGACCTTCATCACCCCGTTCGACCGGGAGGACATCTACCGGCTCGGCTCGCTGCTGGACGACGTGATGGACCATCTGGAGGCGGTCGGCGACCTGCTCTACCTGTACGGGCTCACCGAGCTTCCGGCGCTGCCCCGTGAGCTGCACGAGATGGTCAACGTGCTCGACCAGCAGGCCAAGCTGACCGCCGAGGCGATGCCCCGGCTGAAGTCGATGAAGGATCTCGACGACTACTGGATCGAGTGCAACCGGCTGGAGAACGAGGGCGACCGGATCAACCGGCAGCTGCTCGTCCGCCTCTTCTCCGGTGAGTACGACGCGTTGACGGTCCTGAAGATGAAGGAGGTCGCTGACGAGCTGGAGGCCGCCTGCGACGCCTTCGAGCACGTGGCCAACACCGTCGAGACCATCGCCGTCAAGGAGTCCTGA